The genomic stretch AGTTTCGCAGCAAGTACGAAGGCTCGGACAAGGCCCGCGCCACCCTCAACGTGCAGTCGGAGAAAGCCTTCCGCGACAGCACCGCCGACATCACCAAGCTTGAGCGCGGCACCGCCAAGCGGGTGATGCAGTTCATGCGCGACGGCCGCCCGGAGCAGCTCGACTGCACGCTCGACTGGCTGACCGCCTGGGCCCGGGCCGATGCGCTGATGTCCAGGGACTTCAACCACACCGGCAAGTCGATGCGCAAATGGGCGCTGGGCAGCATGGCGTCCTCGTACATCCGCCTGAAGTTCTCCGACTCGCACCCGCTGGCCCAGCATCAGCAGGAAGCCCGGGAGATCGAGGCCTGGTTCAGCAAACTGGCGGACCAGGTGGTGAGCGACTGGGACAACCTGCCGCTGGCGCAGACCAACAACCACTCCTACTGGGCCGCGTGGTCGGTGATGGCGACGGCCATCGCCACCGACCGCCGCGACCTGTTCGACTGGGCGGTGAAGGAATACAAGGTCGGCGCCGGCCAGATCGACGCCGACGGCTACCTGCCCAACGAACTCAAGCGCCAGCAGCGCGCCCTGGCCTACCACAACTACGCCCTGCCGCCGCTGGCGATGATCGCCAGCTTCGCCCAGGTCAACGGCGTGGACCTGCGCCAGGAGAACAACGGCGCCCTCAAGCGCCTGGGCGACCGGGTGCTGGCCGGCGTGAAGGATCCCGACGCCTTCGAAGCCAAGAACGGCAAGCAGCAGGACATGACCGACCTGAAGCAAGACATGAAATTCGCCTGGCTCGAACCGTTCTGCAGCCTCTACGCCTGTGCGCCGGATGTGCTGGAGAAGAAGCACGGCATGCAGCCGTTCAAGACCTTCCGCCTGGGCGGCGACCTGACCAAGGTCTACGACCCGTCGCACGAGAAGGGCAACAAGGGTTCGTGAAGTTCGGCACAACACCCTGTGGGAGCTGGCTTGCCGGCGATTGCAATCTGACATTCAGCATCGATGTCGACTGACACGCCGCCATCGCTGCGGTGCGGCGACCCGACAAGCCAGCTCCCACAGGGGACGGTGTCAGGTTTGAGATTTGTGAGTTGACCCTCCGGTTTCACGTGGGGGGGTTTGGGGGGGCCTTGGCCCTTGACTGTGGCTTCAAACATGGAGAAACCGGGATGGTCTTTTCATCCAACGTGTTCCTGTTCCTGTTCTTGCCGATCTTCCTCGGCCTGTACTACCTGAGCGGGCAACGCTACCGCAACCTGCTGCTGCTGATCGCCAGCTACGTGTTCTACGCCTGGTGGCGGGTGGACTTCCTGGCGCTGTTCGCCGGCGTCACCCTGTGGAACTACTGGATCGGCCTGAAGGTCGGCGCCGCCGGCGTGAAGAGCAAGCCGGCCCAGCGCTGGCTGCTGCTCGGCGTGGCGGTGGACCTGTGCATCCTGGGCTACTTCAAGTACGCCAACTTCGGCGTCGACAGCCTCAACGCGATCATGACGTCGTTCGGCCTGGAGCCGTTCATCCTCACCCACGTGCTGTTGCCGATCGGCATCTCGTTCTACATCTTCGAGTCCATCAGCTACATCATCGACGTGTACCGCGGCGACACCCCGGCCACCCGCAACCTGATCGACTTTGCGGCGTTCGTGGCGATCTTCCCGCACCTGATCGCAGGTCCCGTGCTGCGTTTCCGCGACCTCGCCGACCAGTTCAACCACCGCACCCACACCCTCGACAAGTTCTCCGAAGGCTGCACACGGTTCATGCAGGGTTTCATCAAGAAGGTGTTCATTGCCGACACCCTGGCGGTGGTGGCCGACCATTGCTTCGCCCTGCAACACCCGACCACGGGCGACGCCTGGCTCGGCGCGCTGGCGTACACCGCGCAGCTGTATTTCGACTTCTCCGGTTACAGCGACATGGCCATCGGTCTGGGCCTGATGATGGGTTTCCGTTTCATGGAAAACTTCAAGCAGCCGTACATCAGCCAGTCGATCACCGAGTTCTGGCGCCGCTGGCACATCAGCCTGTCGACCTGGCTGCGCGACTACCTCTACATCACCCTGGGCGGCAACCGCAAAGGCACGCTGATGACCTATCGCAACCTGTTCCTGACCATGTTGCTGGGTGGTCTGTGGCACGGCGCGAACATCACCTACATCGTCTGGGGTGCGTGGCACGGCATGTGGTTGGCGATTGAAAAAATGCTCGGCATCAACACCTCGCCGCGCAGCCTCAACCCGATCCGCTGGGCCCTGACCTTCCTGCTCGTGGTCATGGGCTGGGTGATCTTCCGTGCCGAGAACCTGCACGTCGCCGGGCGCATGTACGGTGCGATGTTCAGCTTCGGCGACTGGTCGCTGTCGGAACTCAACCGCGCCAGCCTCACCGGCCTGCAAGTCGCAACACTGGTGTTGGCTTATCTGACCCTGGCGTTCTTCGGCCTGCGTGATCTGTACACCGGCAAGGCACCGGTCAAGAGCAAGCCTGAAGTGAACGTGGAAAGCGACGGCCCTGCCGGCGCCCAACCGGGCCTGATCAAGGCCGCACCCGGCGAAAACCCGCAAAGCATCCATGAACCCGGCTACACCGTCGGCGTCGATGCCCAGGTGCAACCGGCTTACTGGACAGCCGACTGGCCGCGCTACGCGATGCGCGCCCTGGTGCTGCTGCTGTTCATCGCCTCGATTCTCAAACTCTCGGCGCAGAGCTTCTCGCCGTTCCTTTACTTCCAGTTCTGAGGGATCTGCCATGACCCGCTCATTACGCATGTTCTACATCGCCCTGTTTCTGCTGACCTTGCTGGTGCTCGGCCTGTGGTCGATGCGCAGCTTCTTCGGCTTCAGCACCCACGCCGACGCCACGGTGCTCAACGGCCGCTGGACCAAGGCCGTGGAAACCCATTACGACGACGCGTTTCCGATCAAGCGCCTGGGCACCAACCTGTGGGCCGCGCTGGACTTCAAGCTGTTCAACGAAGGCCGTCCGGGCGTGGTCCTCGGCCGTGACCAGTGGCTGTACAGCGACGAGGAGTTCAACCCGATCGTCAACGAAGAGCTGAACCTGCAAGGCAACTACGCGCTGGTCGAAGGCGTGCGCCAGACCCTGAAAGCGAAAGGCGTGAAACTGGTGATGGCCATCGTGCCGGCCAAAGTACGCCTGTACCCGGAACACCTCGGCGAAGTGAAGCCCGCGAGCATCCATGCCAACCTCTACCAGGACTTCCACGCCCGTGTCGCGGCGGACAAGATCCTCGCCCCGGACCTGCTCGGCCCGCTGCAAAAGGCCAAGCAGAACGGTCAGCAAGTGTTCCTGCGCACCGACACCCACTGGACACCGGAAGGTGCCGAGATCGCCGCCGACACCCTGGCCAAGACCATCGCCGACAAGTTCCCCTTGAGCGGCGAGCCGCAGCGCTTCGTCACCACGCCGGCCGAGAAGGTCACGCACAAGGGCGACCTGCGCCTGTTCCTGCCGCTGGATCCGCTGTTCGAGAACCTGATGCCGGCCAAGGAACCGTTGCAGAAGCGCAACACCGTGGCCGCTGACGAACAGCCGGCCGGCGACGACGCCCTGTTCGCCAGCCGCGAAGTGCCGGTGGCGCTGATCGGCACCAGCTACAGCGCCAACCCCAACTGGAACTTCCTCGGCGCGCTCAAGCAGGCGCTCAACAGCGACGTGGTCAGTTACGCCGAAGACGGCCACGGCCCGATCCTGCCGATGCTCAGCTACCTCAAAAGCGACGACTTCAAGAACAGCCCGCCCCAGGTGCTGATCTGGGAGTTCCCTGAACGATATCTGCCTGTGAACAACGAAATCGGCGACGCCGACCCGCAGTGGGTCGCAGAGCTCAAACAAGCCGGCGCGCGCCAACAGAACGTAGCTGTGAACACTTCATCCGAGACGCCCGACCGGGCGCAAAACTGAAAGAGAGGTACACCATGACTTTCACTCCAACTCCGCGTCGTCTCGCCCAACGCCTTGCCCTCGTCGCCGGCCTGAGCGTGCTGTCGGTCCAGGCGTTCGCCGGCGGCGACGCCGCGCTCTACGGCCCGACCGCGCCCAAAGGTTCGACCTTCGTGCGCGTCTACAACGCCAGCAACGCCGAAGTCAGCGCCACCGTCGGCAGCACCAGCCTGAGCGACATCGCCCCGCTGGCCAGCAGCGACTTCAGCTTCATGCCCGGCGGCGACTACAGCGCCAAGGTCGGCAGCCAGACCCTGCCGGTGAAACTGGCCGGCGACCACTACTACACCCTGGTCAACAACGCTTCCGGCGCGCCGCAACTGATCGAGGAGCCGCCGTTCAAGAACAAGCAGAAATCCCTGGTGCGCGTGCAGAACCTCAGCGACAAGCCGCTGACCCTCAAGACCGCCGACGGCAAGACCGAAGTGGTGCCGAACGTGGCCGCCAAGGGCCGCGGCGAACGGGAGATCAACCCGGTGAAGGTCAGCCTGGCGCTGTACGAAGGCGACAAGAAAGTCGGCGACGTCAAACCGGTCGCCCTGGAACGCGGTGAAGCCGCCGTGCTGTACGTCACCGGAACTGGCAGCAGCCTCTCGCCGGTGTGGGTGAAACGCCCGGTATCGACGCGCTGACGCGCGAGCTATCAGCTTCAAGCCACAAGCCACAAGCTGCAAGCTGCAAGTGAAGGGCTTTTGACTGGCCGCTTGCGGCTTGTGGCTCCCAACTGAATTTTATGGAGTAAACAATATGATTCCGGTGATCTTGTCAGGTGGTAGCGGTTCACGTCTCTGGCCGCTGTCGCGTAAGCAATTCCCTAAGCAATTCCTCGCCCTGACCGGCGAACACACCCTGTTCCAGCAAACCCTCGAACGCCTGGTGTTCGAAGGCATGGACACACCTATCGTGGTCTGCAACAAGGAGCACCGTTTCATCGTCAACGAGCAGTTGGCCGCACGCAATCTGGAAAGCCAGCGCATCCTGATGGAGCCGTTCGGTCGCAACACTGCGCCGGCTGTCGCGTTGACCGCGATGATGCTGGTCAATGAAGGTCGCGACGAGCTGATGCTGGTGCTGCCCGCCGACCATGTGCTGGAAGATCAGAAAGCCCTGCAACGTGCCCTGGCACTGGCTACCGTCGCCGCCGAGAACGGCGAGATGGTGCTGTTCGGCGTGCCGGCCACCAAACCGGAGACCGGCTACGGCTACATCAAGTCGGTCAGCGATGCGCTGCTGCCCGAAGGCGTCAGCCGCGTCTCGCACTTCGTGGAGAAGCCCGACGTCAAGCGCGCCACCGAATACGTCGAGTCCGGCGGCTACTACTGGAACAGCGGCATGTTCCTGTTCCGCGCCAGCCGCTTCCTCGAAGAGTTGAAAAAGCACGACCCGGACATCTACGACACCTGCCTGCTGACCCTGGAGCGCAGCGTCCAGGACCCCGACACCATCACCTTCGACGAAGCCACCTTCGCCTGCTGCCCGGACAACTCCATCGACTACTCGGTGATGGAAAAGACCCAACGCGCCTGCGTGGTGCCGCTGACCGCCGGCTGGAGCGACGTGGGCTGCTGGTCGTCGCTGTGGGAGGTCAACGAGAAAGACGCCAACGGCAACGTCAGCAAGGGCGACGTGGTGATCCAGGACAGCAAGAACTGCATGATCCACGGCAACGGCAAACTGGTGTCGGTGATCGGCCTGGAAAACATCGTCGTGGTGGAAACCAAGGACGCCATGATGATCGCCCACAAGGACAAGGTCCAGGGCGTCAAGCAGATGGTCAACACCCTCAATGAACAGGGCCGCAGCGAAACCCAGAACCACTGCGAGGTCTACCGTCCGTGGGGCTCCTACGACTCGGTGGACATGGGCGGCCGGTTCCAGGTCAAGCACATCTCGGTCAAGCCGGGCGCGTGCCTGTCGCTGCAGATGCACCACCACCGCGCCGAACACTGGATCGTGGTCAGCGGCACCGCCGAAGTCACCTGCGACGAGAACGTGTTCCTGCTCACCGAGAACCAGTCCACCTACATCCCGATCGCCTCGGTGCACCGCCTGCGCAACCCGGGCAAGATCCCGCTGGAGATCATCGAAGTGCAATCGGGCTCGTACCTGGGCGAGGACGACATCGAGCGCTTCGAAGACATCTACGGCCGCTCCACCCCGGTCGAGCGCGGCGTGTCGGTGAAAACCATCGCGCAGTGATCGGCCTGCCGTGACAAAAGCCCCCGCCCGCCCCGCTGCGTCCCCTATCCGCAGCGGGGCGGGCGGGGGCTTTTTTCTGAGGCTTTCGTAGCCTGGTCCGGCGTCATCGCAAACCACTTGCCATTCGCCAACCTCACCTACGCTTAGGTAGGATGCCCTTCTCTCTCTGCGAGGTTTCGCGACATGTTCATCGGCGTCCTGCTGGTCATCACCTGGCTGATCCTGCTGCTGCGCTATCCCGCCAAGGCCTTGCCGGTCTCGGCGGCGGCGGCCGTCGGGCTGGGGCTGGTGGCGATGTGGGTGGTGTGGCTGGACAACCGCGAGGTCAAGCAACTGGCGCGCCTTGAGCTGCGCATCGCTTATGCCCCCGAGCACTGTCCCGCCGACCGTCCGTTGCTGCTCAAGATGAACAACGGCAACGACGTGCCGCTGACCGAACTGCGCTGGCGCATCGCTGCGTATGCGCCGGGCGACACGGTCAACCTGGCCGACAACCAGTACACCGCCCCGCGCTACCGCGGCCCCGGCGAACTGCAGCCCGGCGGCAACTGGGAAGACTGCCTGCCGCTGCCGCCGCTGCGCCCCGGTTACCGCCCGCAGACCCTGGAGTTTCGCGCCGAGCGGTTGCAGGGTAGTTTCTCCGACTGATCCCCCTCACTTCCGCATAAGGAATGCGCCATGCCCGTTGCACTGATCACCGGTTGTTCCAGCGGCATCGGCCGCGCCCTCGCCGACGCCTTCAAGGCCGCCGGCTATGACGTCTGGGCCAGTGCGCGCAAGGCCGAAGACGTCGCCGCGCTGAGTGCCGCCGGCTTCACCGCCGTGCAGCTGGACGTCAACGACGGCGCGGCGCTGGAGCAATTGGGCGAACGGCTGAACCACGAGCGCGGCGGCCTCGACGTGCTGATCAACAACGCCGGCTACGGCGCCATGGGCCCGCTGCTCGACGGCGGCGTGGCGGCCATGCAGCGCCAGTTCGAGACCAACGTGTTCTCGATTGTCGGTGTGACCCGCGCGCTGTTCCCGGTGCTGCGCCGGGCCAGGGGGCTGGTGGTGAACATCGGCAGCGTGTCGGGCGTGCTGGTCACGCCGTTCGCCGGCGCCTACTGCGCCTCGAAGGCGGCGGTGCACGCCTTGAGCGACGCGTTGCGCATGGAGCTGGCGCCGTTCGGCATCCGGGTGACGGAAGTCCAGCCCGGCGCCATCGAATCCAGCTTCGCCAAGAACGCCGGGCATGAGGCCGAGCAACTGATCACCGAGCAGTCGCCGTGGTTTGCGCTGCGCGAAGGGATCCGCGCGCGGGCCAAGGCGTCCCAGGACAAGCCGACCCCGGCCCGGGAGTTTGCCGCCGAACTGCTCAAGGCCGTGCAGCAGGCCAAACCGCCAAGGCTGGTCCGCATCGGCAACGGCAGCCGGGCGCTGCCGTTGCTGGCGACCTGGCTGCCCAAAGGCCTGCTGGAATCGACGCTGATGAAGCGGTTCGGGCTGCGCGCAAGCCTCTGACGGCGACCGGCGAAATGGCCGAACCGGCCGATCCACGCGTCAACACAACCGACTGACCCCCGTGGCGAGGGAGCTCGCTCCCTCGCCACACAATGTCAGCCGGATCATTGGCCGTCGGTCTGCTTCACCACCACCGTGCAGGTGATCCCCGCCGCCAGCAGCACCCCCTCCGGCACCTCGTCGATGTGAATGCGCACCGGCACCCGCTGGGCCAGGCGCACCCAGTTGAACGTCGGGTTGACGTCGGCGATCAGCTCGCGGCTTTCCGGGTTGTCGCGGTCGTAGATGCCGCGGGAAATGCTCTCCACATGGCCCTTGAGGACTTCGCCGCTCATCAGCTGCATGTCGGCCCGGTCGCCCACGCGCACGTGGGGCAGCTTGGTCTCTTCGAAGAAGCCGTAGACCCAGAACGAGTTCATGTCGACCACGGCCATCTTCGCCTCGCCGATGCGCGCGTAGTCGCCGCGGTGGACGTTGAGGTTGGTCACGTAGCCGTCCACCGCCGCCCGCACTTCGGTGCGCTTGAGGTTGAGTTCGGCGGCCTCCAGCTGCGCCTGGGCGTGCTGGTAGTCGGCCAGGGCCGAGTCGGCGATGTTGCTGGCGTCGTCGCGGTTTTCCTTGGAGATCACCAGGTTGTCCAGGTCGGCGCGGCGGTGGGCGTTGACCTTGCGCATCTCCCACGTCGCCTTGCGCGAGGCCACCAGGGCCTGCGCCTGCTTGACCGCCAACCGGTAGTGCTCAGGGTCGATCTGCATCAGCAGGTCGCCCTTCTTCACCAACTGGTTGTCGCGCACCGGCACATCGACCACCTCGCCGGTGACGTCGGCGGCGACGTTGATGATGTCCGCCCGCACCCGGCCGTCGCGGGTCCACGGGGTGTTCATGTAGTGCTCCCACAGGGTGCGCCCGGTCCACAGCGCCAGGGCCAGCACCAGCAGGGTCGCGAGCAGGCTGAAAAACTTTTTCATCAAGACCTTCTTCAGAGTTGGAGAGTCAACGGTAAACGGTCAGCGCCATCGCGCCGAACAGACAAGTGAACAGGCTCAGGCGCAGCAGCGCCGGGTGCCAGAAGAAGCGGTACAGGTCGAACCCCGACAGGAAGCGGTCCAGCGCCCAGGCCAGCGCCGCGGCGACGAAGAACATCAGGGTCATGGTCGGCATGTACACGCCGTGGAAGGCGATTTCACGGGGCATGGGCAAGTCCTTCGGGCTTGGCGGCCGCGTAGGCGGCGAGCGGTGATTGCGGGTCGAGCAACGAAGTGCGGATGAAGTGCAGGTAGCTTTTCACCCGGCGCAGCGCCGAGGTGTCGAAGTGCGGCGCGAACGGCTCGTCGGTGGCGGCGACGCGGCCGATCGCGTGATCCACCGCCACCAGCGCCCGCTCCAGGTTGCTGGCGTTGGGTTGCAGGAACAGCCGCACCAGCGCCCGCCCCATCACCCGGATCGCCTGGCGCCACGGCTGGGATTCGGCGTACGCCGGGTGCACCGGCAAGATCGCCTGCTCCTTGCGCAGCTCGATGATCGCGTGGCCCACCTCCAGCACCACGAACATCCAGCGCAGCAGCTTTTTCTGCACCAGCGGCTGGCCGGTCGCCAGGCCGTAGGCCTGGTGCATCAGGTCGCGGGTGCGGCTTTCGAACCCTGAGGCCAGGCCCTTGAGCTTGCCGCTGATCGCATACACCACCTGGCCGCGCAGGTCCTGCTCCAGCCGTTTCCACAGCCAGCGGCTGTTGGGCGGCAGGATGATCGCCCCGGCGGCGGCGCACACCAGCATGCCCATGACCATGGCGATGTAGTCGTTGATGAAGGTGTACGGGTTGTAGATGGTCAGGTTGTCCGGCACCGAGCCGGTGCTGAAAAAGATCAGCAGCCCGAGGCCGACCCCGGCGTACTGCGGGCGCGACGCCAGGAACGAGCCGAGCACGATCACCGGCGCCAGCATCACGCACAGCAGCGCGAAGCCGTCGATCCACGGGAAGATGAAGAACATCTCGACGAAGCCGATCAGTGCGCCGAGGAACGTGCCGCACGCCATCTGGAACGCCATGCGCTTGGGGTTCGGCGTGGCGGCGGACAGGCCCACGGTGGCGGCGGCGATCAGGGTCATGGTCGCGCCGCTCGGCCACGCGGTGGCCACCCAGTAGCTGCCCAGCACGATCAGGATGAACGAGGCGCGGATCCCCGAAGCGGCCGCCGCCCACCAACTGGTCTGCGGGGTGAACGGCTCGTCCCAGCGCTCGCGCTCGTGGGTGTGGTCGGCCAGCGACGCGTGGGTCTGTGCATAACCGTGCAGGTCATCGACGAAGCGGTAGAGCAACTCGTACGCAGTGTGGAAATCCAGCAGCTCGGCCTCGCTCGGGCCGGTCTCCTGGAACGCCGCCCGCAGGCTGCGCACCCGAGCCGGCAGGCCTTCCTTGTAGGCCGCGAGCGCCGTCACCAGGCGCGCCGCATCGGGGCTGGTCAGGGCCCGGCCGCTGAAACCGTCGAGCACTTCGGCCAGGTCCTGCAGACCCGGTTTGATGGCCGCCACGACGTGTTCCTCACCGTTGCCGCGCAAGCGTTCGAGCAACTGATGCAGGGCGTTGAAACGGGTGGTGATGCCCATGAACTCGCTGTTCAGGCGGCTCAACCGGCCGTTGCGCCGACGCATGTGCGGGTCTTCGAACACCGTCACGCTGCGCAGGCCTTCCAGGCCCACGGCCTCGGCGATGAAGCGCACGTTGCTGGCCTCGAACGACTCAGGCTTGCTGCGCCCGCGCAGGCCGTCGGTGACGAACAACGCGAACACGCCGAAACGCTGGTACAGGGCGTTGCGCATGGCGGCGCTGGCGGTCTGCGGCAGGATCGCGGCGCTGACCAGGGTGGAGCAGAGAATCCCCAGGGAGATCTCCAGCACCCGCCACACCGCCGCCATGAACGCGCCGTCCGGGTGCGCCAGCGCCGGCAGGCCGACCATCGCCGCCGTGTACCCGGCCAGCACGAAACCGTAGGCGCGGAAGTTGCGGCAACGGGCGGCGCCGGCCGAGCAGATGCCGACCCAGATCGCCAGCGAGCCCAGGAACAGTTCGGTGTTCTGGGCGAACAGCGCGATCAGCGTGACCATCATCGCCGAACCGGCCAATGTGCCGAGGAACCGGTAGAAACTCTTGGCGAACACCTGGCCGCTCTGCGGCTGCATGACGATGAACACGGTGATCATCGCCGTGCGCGGCTGCGGCAGCTCCAGGCGCATCGCCAACCACAGGGTGAGGAACGCGGCGATCAGCACCTTGAAGATGTAGACCCAGGTCACGCCGTCGCTGCGTGCCCAGTCGAAGAAACCCCGGCGCCATTCCAGGGAGTGCAGCCAGCGCAGGGGGGCGGGCATGGGAGTCATTCGAATATGCTCAAGAAATCAGTCTGGACTCAGAACTTGTGGGAGCTGGCTGGCTAGCGAAGGCGGCGTCACATTCAACCGTGAGGTCGCCTGACCCAGCGCATTCGCGGGCAAGCCCGCTCCCACACCGGGGGGTGTTCACCGCAGCAGCGCCGGGGTTTTCGGGGCCTGGGTCTGCTCAGCCGTCGGCACATCGTTGCCCGCACCGAGCCCGCCGCCCAACGCCGTCACCAATTGCGCATGGGCGCTCAACCGCGCCGCCTGCACCTGCTGCTGCACCTGTTGCTGCTTGAACAGCAGGGTCTGGGCGTTGAGCACGTTGAGGTAATCGGTGAGCCCGCGCCGATAGGCGACCATCGCGATGTCGTAGGTCTTCTGCGCGGCGGCCACGGACTCGGCCGCGAACGTCTGCTGCTTGTCCATCGACTCGCGGCGGATCAACTGGTCGGAGAGGTTCTTCAGCGCGTTGACCAGGGTCTGGTTGTAGTGCGCCACTGCGATGTCGTAGCCGGCGGCCGCTTCACCCAACTCAGCGCGCAAGCGCCCGCCGTCGAAAATCGGCAGCGAGATCGCCGGCCCCACGGTGTAGTTGAGCTTCTTGCCGGTCAGGAACTCCAGCGCTCCGCCGCCGGTGGCCATGTAGCCGAGGCTGCCGACCAGATCGACGTTGGGGTAGAACCCGGCATGCGCCACGTCGATGCCACGGGCCTGCGCCGCCACCTGCCAGCGGCTGGCGACCACGTCCGGGCGCTGGCCGAGCAGTTCGGCGGGCAGCGCCGACGGCAGCTTCAGCGCCGTGCCCAGGGACAGGGTCGGCCGCTGCAACTGCGCGCCCTCCCCCGGCCCCTTGCCGGCCAGCGCGGCGATCTGGTTGCGGCTCAGGGCGATGGCTTCGTCCAGCGCATCCAGTTGCCGGTGGGTTTCCGGCAATGGCGTTTCGGCCTGGCTGACTTCGAAATGGGTGCCGATCCCGCCGTTCAGGCGTTTTTGCGCCAGGTCCAGAATCTGCTGTTGCTGCGCCAGCGTCGCGGCGACGATGTCGCGCTGGGCGTAATGCAGCGACAGCTCGATGTAGGCCAGCACCAGGTTGTTCTGCAGTTCGAGCCGGGCCTGCTGCGCCTCGGCCGCCGTCATGTGCGCCAGGTCCACCGCCCGTTCGGTGCTGTTGCGGTCCCGGCCCCAGAGGTCCAGGTCGTAACTGAAGCCCAACGCGGCGTTGTTGTCCCAGGTGGTGGTGTTGGCCAGCTCGCCCGGGCCGTAGAACTGATCGGTCGGCCAGTTGTGGCGCTTGAGCGTGGACTGCCCGTTGACCTGCAGCGACTCGGCGGCTTCGGCCGCACCGGCCATCGCCCTGGCCTGGCGCACCCGCGCGGCGGCCATGGCCAGGCTCGGGCTGCCTTGCACGGCCTGGTCGATCCAGCGGTTCAGCTGCGGGTCGCCAAAGGCTTGCCACCATTGCGTGGCGGGCCAGTTTGCGTCACGGGCGGCGTGGGCGATGGCGTCGTCGGTGGCCAGTGCGTTGGCCTCCAGCGCCTTGCCCTGCGGGGCGATCCCGCCGGTTCCGATGCAGCCGCCAAGACCCAGGGTAAAAGCCAGAACACTGAGCGGCAAAAGCGCTCTGTTGATGCGACGCGGCACTGCTGCGACTTCCTGAAAGAGGGGAAAAGCGGGGAACCTGTGGGAGCGGCGACGGAGCGGTTGCCTGCCGGCGCGGTAGCACACCCGACCGCCGGATCCGTTGACCTGGCGCATGCGCAAGCACACCCCATTCCCACTTCGGCGCAATTCTATGAGGGCGCCCGGACCGCGATAAGCTGGGATTCCTGTGAATCTTTGTTACCGTTAACGAGATAATCCCTAAGTCGGGGGTCTCGCCTTTGAAACTTCATGTCACAATTTGCCATCTCCCTTGAGAGCACCCCATGGACACATTGCAAAACATGCGTGCCTTCAGTTGCGTGGCCGAGGCCGGCAGTTTCACCGCCGCCGCCGTGCAGCTCGACACCACCACGGCCAACGTCTCGCGCGCGGTCTCCAACCTTGAGGCCCACCTGCAAACCCGCCTGCTCAACCGCACCACCCGGCGCATCGCCCTGACCGAGGCCGGCAAGCGCTACCTGCTGCGCTGCGAGCAGATCCTGGCCTACGTGGAAGAGGCCGAAGCCGAGGCCAGCGACGCCCACTCGCGCCCGGCCGGGCAGCTCAAGGTCCACACCATGACCGGCATCGGCCAGCACTTCGTCATCGACGCCATCGCCCGCTACCGCAAGACCCACCCGGACGTGACCTTCGACCTGACCCTGGCCAACCGCGTGCCGGACCTGCTCGACGAGGGCTACGACGTGTCCCTGGTGCTGGCCAGCGAACTGCCGGACTCCGGCTTCGTCTCCCAGCGCCTGGGCATCACCTACAGCATCGTCTGCGCCTCGCCCGCCTACGTGAAGGCCAACGGCTGCCCGCAGAAGCCCAGCGACCTGCTCAACCATGCCTGCCTGCGCCTGGTGAGCCCGGTCATCCCGTTGGAGAAATGGGCCTTCGACGGCCCGGAAGGCCAGGAGATGGTGACCATCAACAGCTCGCCGTTCCTGGTGAACTCGGCCGACGCGATGAAAACCGCGATCATCAGCGGCATGGGCATCGGCGTGCTGCCGGTG from Pseudomonas ekonensis encodes the following:
- a CDS encoding LysR family transcriptional regulator, with the protein product MDTLQNMRAFSCVAEAGSFTAAAVQLDTTTANVSRAVSNLEAHLQTRLLNRTTRRIALTEAGKRYLLRCEQILAYVEEAEAEASDAHSRPAGQLKVHTMTGIGQHFVIDAIARYRKTHPDVTFDLTLANRVPDLLDEGYDVSLVLASELPDSGFVSQRLGITYSIVCASPAYVKANGCPQKPSDLLNHACLRLVSPVIPLEKWAFDGPEGQEMVTINSSPFLVNSADAMKTAIISGMGIGVLPVYAAIEALRNGSLVRVMPNYRSQELNLYAIYPSRQYLDAKIKTWVEYLRGSLPEILSAHQAELAAYEMSGSLGGVRLAN